A genome region from Pirellulales bacterium includes the following:
- a CDS encoding GTPase, which yields MHSANQLAICVLTPPGRGAVATVALAGADAAAALGRFLRASSGRSASELLVERVYHGRWATELGEELVVCRTATDAFEIHCHGGPSAIKSITEKLSAAGATEIGWRNWTTRYAVGAIEHDAFVALTTARTERAASVLLDQWQGALRQELRGIVADCGLRDVARAQDRLRELAGRVSLGRRLTRPSQVVLAGLPNVGKSSLINALVGYERTIVFDEPGTTRDVVTAEIAADGLPIVLSDTAGLRPSDDPLEEAGMRLARERLASSDVIILVFDASTPPSIDDQQLHDQWPNAIVVKNKCDLLTREPVSGGPGEVRTSAVTGQGIGELLQAVSQRLVAHWPSAGAAVPFTEEQALAIRQALAALGRGDSELVTGALTVLLAAPPGSL from the coding sequence ATGCATTCGGCCAACCAGCTCGCGATCTGCGTGTTGACGCCGCCCGGACGTGGTGCCGTGGCAACCGTGGCCTTGGCTGGTGCCGATGCCGCGGCGGCGTTGGGGCGGTTCCTTCGTGCTTCCTCGGGACGGTCTGCCAGCGAATTACTCGTGGAAAGGGTTTATCACGGGCGCTGGGCTACCGAGTTGGGGGAAGAACTTGTCGTCTGCCGCACGGCCACCGACGCGTTCGAGATCCACTGCCACGGTGGTCCGAGTGCCATTAAATCGATTACGGAGAAATTGTCGGCCGCCGGAGCGACGGAAATCGGCTGGCGGAATTGGACAACACGGTACGCTGTCGGCGCCATCGAGCACGATGCATTCGTGGCTTTGACTACCGCGCGCACCGAACGTGCGGCAAGTGTCTTGCTTGACCAGTGGCAGGGCGCGCTGCGGCAAGAACTGCGCGGCATTGTGGCTGATTGCGGTCTGCGTGACGTTGCACGCGCGCAGGATCGCTTGCGCGAATTGGCCGGCCGAGTGTCGCTTGGGCGGCGGCTTACCAGACCCTCGCAGGTCGTGTTGGCGGGTCTTCCCAATGTGGGCAAGAGCAGCCTTATCAACGCCTTGGTTGGGTACGAAAGAACGATCGTCTTTGACGAGCCTGGCACTACGCGTGACGTAGTCACTGCCGAAATTGCCGCCGATGGCTTGCCGATCGTGCTATCGGATACCGCTGGCCTGCGTCCTAGTGACGATCCGCTAGAGGAAGCTGGCATGCGTCTGGCTCGCGAACGTTTGGCGTCGAGCGACGTCATCATCTTGGTTTTCGACGCCAGCACACCACCGTCGATCGATGACCAGCAGTTGCACGATCAATGGCCGAACGCAATCGTCGTAAAGAATAAGTGCGACTTATTAACACGCGAGCCTGTTAGTGGCGGGCCAGGAGAAGTTCGCACCAGTGCCGTGACGGGCCAGGGAATCGGCGAATTGCTGCAAGCGGTCAGCCAGCGCCTCGTTGCCCACTGGCCGTCGGCCGGCGCCGCCGTTCCCTTCACGGAAGAGCAAGCGTTGGCAATTCGTCAGGCGCTCGCTGCTCTTGGCCGCGGCGATAGCGAGCTAGTAACCGGTGCGCTGACAGTGCTGCTAGCGGCGCCACCAGGATCTCTCTAG
- a CDS encoding FxsA family protein codes for MKLLLWPLVLLPLSDLILLFWIGRHTSAFFVLLLIAGGFLLGTTLLRRVTRRSVNSIQADLAAGRPPVGAVRDTLTSSVAGLLLIFPGVLTDVVALLLLVPFTRAWLGAWLGSQWKGHVDMHGFSGTTGRDDGAVQRDNVIDVQVIDPSLRTRPLGEHGPGPAGDRD; via the coding sequence ATGAAGCTCTTGCTGTGGCCGCTGGTGCTGCTCCCATTGTCTGACTTGATCTTGCTTTTTTGGATCGGGCGGCACACCTCTGCGTTCTTCGTCCTGCTGCTGATAGCGGGAGGGTTTTTACTCGGCACGACCCTCCTGCGCCGCGTAACCCGGCGATCCGTAAACTCGATCCAGGCCGATCTGGCGGCCGGCCGACCGCCTGTCGGGGCAGTGCGAGATACGCTCACGTCGTCCGTCGCGGGCCTGTTGCTGATCTTTCCTGGCGTACTTACCGACGTGGTGGCCCTGCTGCTCTTGGTCCCCTTCACGCGCGCCTGGCTTGGCGCGTGGCTGGGAAGCCAATGGAAGGGGCACGTCGATATGCACGGATTCTCCGGCACGACGGGTCGTGACGACGGTGCGGTTCAGCGCGACAACGTGATCGACGTACAAGTTATCGATCCATCGCTTCGCACCCGCCCGCTTGGGGAGCATGGGCCTGGTCCTGCTGGGGATCGTGATTAA
- a CDS encoding CBS domain-containing protein, with protein sequence MPNSLRASLCHWAGDERASARLRCAALLGCIGIAALLVTAFIGLERSSPLNAHRDRVTPLDGWGSGYYVVDPRVEPIMPVNPVVSQRPQALAWLALALLLGGTLMAIRYYADRRRRSEEERLQRYQRPRAARPPARIVAKRQAIMAALAEAAHGPHPLRLTVRQLMSEAVVIAAPSASLQTLLNLLLSGPQRHLMICEYGGRLLGVVTDRDLRQRRGKRATDVMTREPVCVPAGALLAPAAALMVDHRISCLPVVEQGRIKGVLTTDDLALALECVLQFREAAAARPMVPAADEMTLLSTVQTLVAAARTDISDQTVVASQSELVM encoded by the coding sequence ATGCCGAATTCGTTGCGCGCCTCGCTTTGTCATTGGGCGGGCGATGAGCGCGCCAGCGCGCGTTTGCGCTGCGCGGCGCTCTTGGGCTGCATTGGAATTGCCGCCTTGCTGGTCACGGCTTTCATCGGGCTAGAGCGCAGCTCGCCGCTGAATGCCCACCGTGACCGCGTCACGCCCCTCGACGGGTGGGGCAGTGGTTACTACGTCGTTGACCCACGCGTGGAACCTATCATGCCGGTCAATCCTGTGGTCAGCCAGCGACCTCAAGCCCTGGCATGGCTGGCCTTGGCGCTGTTGCTCGGCGGCACACTCATGGCGATTCGGTACTATGCGGATCGCCGTCGCAGGTCGGAAGAAGAACGTCTGCAACGGTATCAGCGTCCGCGCGCGGCACGACCTCCTGCAAGAATTGTCGCCAAGCGACAGGCGATCATGGCGGCCTTGGCGGAAGCGGCCCATGGCCCCCACCCCTTGCGGCTCACGGTTCGCCAGCTGATGTCGGAAGCCGTGGTGATCGCGGCGCCGTCGGCCTCGCTGCAAACGCTGCTCAATTTGCTCCTTTCAGGGCCGCAACGGCACCTGATGATTTGCGAATATGGTGGACGCCTGTTGGGAGTCGTCACGGACCGGGACTTGCGCCAGCGGCGCGGCAAGCGCGCCACGGACGTGATGACGCGCGAGCCTGTCTGCGTTCCCGCCGGAGCATTATTGGCGCCGGCCGCGGCCTTGATGGTAGACCATCGGATCTCGTGTTTGCCCGTCGTCGAACAAGGGCGCATTAAAGGGGTGCTGACGACCGACGATCTCGCCTTGGCGCTGGAGTGCGTGTTGCAATTTCGCGAGGCGGCTGCGGCGCGCCCGATGGTGCCGGCGGCCGATGAGATGACATTGCTCTCAACCGTGCAAACGCTGGTGGCGGCGGCCCGCACCGACATTTCCGACCAGACTGTTGTGGCCTCGCAGAGCGAATTGGTGATGTAG
- a CDS encoding metallophosphoesterase, with protein sequence MKITFRRVLAIVILLVLCAGIGWGWAVVTPTISEPVDYSSTPGEKLWSFAFVGDTHEGRGITDRIFAKMREANLEFVVHLGDLVDRGDSDEQWEYVLAEAAQNRLRIMPVVGNHDKEKCYDDRGEIRFRQYFSHLPRTFYHFRHRGLNFVMLNSERLPLPGTEQASFLRWQLARHPGPTIVCQHRPVFTSSHRDWANMYLFRLWTHGGIKDSDTTLVLTGHNHYYERSKPLDGITYVVSGGGAPNQYATENPQATSAKLTAGRNHYGLVDVYADHLNVRVLDLEDQLIDTFTVPLATTEHAPGTAGNPSATELPPIESLPAYREERLGLRPGAPTILPRPW encoded by the coding sequence ATGAAGATCACGTTTCGTCGTGTTCTCGCGATTGTGATCCTGTTGGTGCTATGCGCCGGGATCGGTTGGGGTTGGGCCGTGGTGACACCCACGATCAGCGAGCCGGTCGACTATTCCTCGACACCGGGCGAGAAGCTGTGGAGCTTCGCCTTCGTCGGCGATACGCATGAGGGACGTGGCATCACGGATCGTATTTTTGCCAAGATGCGCGAGGCGAACCTGGAGTTCGTCGTGCATTTGGGAGATCTGGTCGACCGTGGCGATAGCGACGAGCAGTGGGAATATGTGCTTGCCGAGGCCGCGCAGAATCGGCTGCGGATCATGCCCGTCGTCGGCAACCACGATAAGGAAAAATGCTATGACGACCGCGGCGAGATTAGGTTCCGGCAGTATTTCTCGCATTTGCCGCGGACTTTTTATCATTTTCGGCATCGCGGGCTGAACTTCGTGATGTTGAACTCCGAGCGGCTGCCGTTGCCGGGCACCGAACAGGCGAGTTTTCTGCGATGGCAACTAGCTCGGCATCCTGGACCGACGATCGTTTGTCAGCATCGGCCAGTGTTCACCTCTAGTCATCGCGATTGGGCGAACATGTATTTGTTCCGCCTGTGGACCCACGGCGGAATCAAGGATTCCGACACCACGCTGGTGCTGACCGGACACAATCACTACTACGAGCGCAGCAAGCCGCTCGATGGCATCACCTACGTGGTTAGCGGCGGTGGCGCGCCCAATCAGTACGCCACCGAAAATCCGCAAGCGACAAGCGCGAAACTAACCGCTGGGCGCAATCACTATGGCCTGGTCGACGTCTATGCCGACCACCTGAACGTGCGCGTGCTGGACCTCGAGGATCAACTGATCGACACGTTTACCGTTCCGCTGGCGACGACGGAACATGCACCCGGCACGGCCGGCAATCCTTCGGCCACGGAGCTGCCGCCGATCGAGTCGCTACCGGCCTATCGCGAAGAGCGTTTAGGCTTGCGTCCCGGAGCGCCAACGATATTGCCGCGCCCCTGGTAA